One part of the Thermodesulfovibrio sp. 3462-1 genome encodes these proteins:
- the pssA gene encoding CDP-diacylglycerol--serine O-phosphatidyltransferase, translated as MIKAKKKIRDPNKKPRKGVYILPNALTLCGMFFGFYAIITAINGKFIHSAWAIILANIFDGLDGWVARLTRTTTRFGVELDSLSDLVAFGVAPAILIYKWSLFDFGRVGFAIAFLFAACGALRLARFNIQVGGIKSFKGLPIPGAATMLAATVIFCQEILNFTPQRNLFFPVLTFILSFMMVSNLKFHGLKEVDFKEKKPFWILLFFILLIFFIAIHPPLAIFILASLYVVSGIIENIIILIKKRRQNALHFYEGISPKESKSEVQDEKDKNI; from the coding sequence ATGATAAAAGCCAAAAAGAAAATAAGAGATCCGAATAAAAAACCCAGAAAAGGCGTTTACATTCTTCCAAATGCACTTACACTTTGTGGTATGTTTTTTGGCTTTTATGCAATAATAACAGCAATAAATGGAAAGTTTATTCATTCTGCATGGGCAATAATTCTTGCAAATATTTTTGACGGACTTGATGGATGGGTGGCAAGACTTACAAGAACAACTACACGATTCGGTGTTGAGCTTGATTCTCTTTCAGACCTTGTTGCCTTTGGAGTAGCTCCTGCAATTCTTATATACAAATGGTCACTTTTTGACTTTGGAAGAGTGGGATTTGCAATAGCTTTCTTATTTGCTGCCTGTGGAGCTTTAAGGCTTGCAAGATTTAACATTCAAGTTGGAGGTATTAAATCATTTAAAGGTCTACCAATACCAGGTGCTGCTACAATGCTTGCTGCTACTGTTATTTTCTGTCAGGAAATATTAAACTTTACTCCGCAGAGAAATTTATTTTTTCCTGTGCTTACATTTATTTTGTCTTTTATGATGGTCAGCAATCTTAAATTTCATGGGCTCAAAGAGGTTGACTTTAAGGAGAAAAAACCTTTCTGGATACTCCTGTTTTTTATCCTTTTGATTTTCTTTATCGCAATTCATCCACCTCTTGCCATATTTATACTTGCAAGCCTTTATGTTGTTTCAGGTATAATTGAAAATATAATAATTTTAATCAAAAAAAGAAGACAAAATGCTTTGCATTTTTATGAGGGCATAAGCCCGAAAGAGTCAAAATCTGAGGTGCAGGATGAGAAGGATAAAAATATTTGA
- a CDS encoding phosphatidylserine decarboxylase family protein, translating to MIRKEVIPYVLGGLFLSSFFYFLWLEPLAIACLVVCVFFLYFFRDPERIPPADPNAVVSPADGKVIEIRHNSNLCGHDYLELSIFMSPLDVHVNRVPFDGVVKEIIYTPGKFFSAFKEKAYRENENIKIKLETSHGDIIVRQVAGFIARRAVCWVKEGERLKKGERFGMIKFSSRVDVCLPSSFKIQVKVGDKVKAGQTIIALLQ from the coding sequence ATGATCAGAAAAGAAGTAATACCCTACGTTCTGGGTGGGTTATTTTTAAGCTCCTTTTTTTACTTTTTATGGTTAGAACCTCTGGCAATTGCATGTCTTGTTGTGTGTGTATTTTTTCTTTATTTTTTCCGTGATCCTGAAAGAATTCCACCAGCAGACCCTAACGCTGTTGTTTCTCCCGCAGATGGAAAGGTAATAGAGATAAGACACAACAGTAACCTATGCGGCCATGATTATTTGGAACTCAGCATATTCATGTCACCCCTTGATGTTCATGTTAACAGAGTACCCTTTGACGGCGTTGTAAAGGAAATAATTTATACGCCCGGGAAATTTTTTTCAGCTTTTAAAGAGAAGGCTTACAGAGAAAATGAAAATATAAAAATAAAACTTGAGACTTCTCATGGAGATATAATTGTAAGGCAGGTTGCGGGTTTTATAGCACGAAGAGCAGTATGCTGGGTAAAAGAAGGAGAAAGGCTGAAAAAAGGAGAAAGATTCGGGATGATAAAGTTCAGTTCCAGAGTTGATGTGTGTCTTCCATCTTCTTTTAAAATTCAAGTAAAAGTGGGAGATAAAGTTAAAGCTGGACAGACAATAATTGCATTATTACAGTAA
- the ilvC gene encoding ketol-acid reductoisomerase translates to MKIYYDVDVNTDVLKGKKIAIIGYGSQGHAHANNLRDSGFDVIVGLRKGKSWQKAENAGLTVMTVSEASKIADIIMILTPDELQPELYKTEIQPNMKKGAFLAFAHGFNIHFGQIVPPEDINVFMVAPKGPGHLVRSEYLKGMGVPCLMAVYQDPSGITKDVALAYAVGIGGGRAGIIETTFKDETETDLFGEQVVLCGGLTALITAAYETLVEAGYPPELAYFECLHEVKLIADLIYEGGISTMRYSISNTAQYGDLTRGPRIINESVKAEMKKILEEIQNGTFAKEWILECKVGKPTFNALTKRGEEHPIEKVGEKLRAMMPWLKTSRLVDKSKA, encoded by the coding sequence ATGAAGATTTATTATGATGTTGATGTAAACACAGATGTTCTTAAAGGTAAAAAAATTGCAATAATAGGATACGGCAGTCAAGGACACGCTCATGCAAATAATCTTCGTGACAGTGGATTTGATGTCATTGTTGGACTGAGAAAAGGCAAAAGCTGGCAAAAAGCCGAAAATGCTGGGCTAACTGTTATGACGGTTTCTGAAGCCTCAAAGATAGCAGATATAATAATGATTCTTACGCCTGATGAACTCCAGCCAGAGCTTTACAAAACAGAAATACAGCCAAACATGAAAAAAGGTGCTTTTCTTGCCTTTGCTCATGGATTTAACATTCACTTTGGGCAGATAGTTCCTCCAGAGGATATAAATGTTTTTATGGTTGCTCCAAAAGGACCAGGACATCTTGTAAGAAGTGAATATTTAAAAGGGATGGGAGTTCCATGTCTTATGGCAGTATATCAGGATCCATCAGGCATAACGAAAGATGTTGCCCTTGCATATGCAGTGGGTATTGGTGGTGGAAGAGCAGGAATTATTGAAACAACATTTAAAGATGAGACAGAAACTGACCTATTTGGTGAACAGGTTGTTCTATGCGGCGGTTTGACTGCTCTTATAACTGCAGCCTATGAAACACTGGTTGAAGCCGGATATCCTCCTGAGCTTGCCTATTTTGAATGTCTCCATGAAGTAAAACTCATTGCAGACTTAATTTATGAAGGTGGTATATCAACAATGCGTTATTCAATAAGTAATACTGCCCAGTATGGAGACTTAACCCGTGGACCACGGATTATCAATGAATCTGTAAAAGCTGAAATGAAAAAAATCCTTGAAGAAATTCAAAATGGCACTTTTGCAAAGGAATGGATACTTGAATGCAAAGTAGGCAAACCCACTTTTAATGCTCTTACTAAGAGGGGTGAAGAACATCCGATTGAAAAGGTGGGAGAAAAATTAAGAGCAATGATGCCATGGCTTAAAACTTCAAGGCTTGTGGATAAATCAAAGGCATGA
- the hisC gene encoding histidinol-phosphate transaminase: MDKLNLESLLRKNIQKLKPYQAKEIPCKIKLDANESPFPVKLSDFISEINIHLNRYPDPEAILLRKALARKVKLSHENIMPGNGSDELIYYLILTFGGPVLYPAPTFAMYGIIAQSVGVETVECSLDNNFDINDEEFLKLIKLKKPRLIFLSSPNNPTGNTFSTDKILKIIEFAQKNSSIVVIDEAYQPFSSKKGFLPFLKDYDNLLILRTLSKIGFAGLRLGYLIGEKNFFYEINKVRLPYNVDSITQYVATEALNRFYPQIKKFICQIIKERQRLYRELLRIQKIKVYPSEANFILLQIENSKSIYRKLIKAGILVRDLSSVINNALRITIGTSEENEEFLKTIKKILGET; this comes from the coding sequence ATGGACAAATTGAATCTGGAATCTCTTCTAAGAAAAAATATTCAGAAACTGAAGCCATATCAGGCAAAGGAAATTCCGTGTAAAATTAAGCTTGATGCCAATGAATCGCCTTTCCCTGTTAAATTGTCCGATTTTATTTCAGAAATTAATATTCATCTAAACAGATATCCTGATCCAGAAGCCATTTTGCTAAGAAAAGCTCTTGCCAGAAAAGTAAAACTCAGCCATGAAAACATAATGCCTGGAAATGGTTCTGATGAATTAATTTATTATCTTATTCTTACTTTTGGAGGGCCTGTTCTTTATCCAGCACCTACCTTTGCAATGTATGGAATAATAGCTCAATCAGTTGGAGTTGAAACAGTTGAATGCAGTCTTGATAATAATTTTGATATAAATGATGAAGAATTTTTGAAACTAATTAAATTAAAAAAACCGCGTTTAATTTTTCTCAGCTCTCCAAACAATCCCACAGGCAATACCTTTTCAACTGATAAAATTTTAAAAATCATAGAATTTGCTCAAAAAAATTCATCAATCGTAGTGATTGACGAAGCATATCAACCCTTTTCAAGTAAAAAAGGATTTTTACCGTTTTTGAAGGATTATGATAATCTCTTAATTTTAAGAACACTGAGCAAAATCGGATTTGCTGGATTGAGACTGGGATATCTTATAGGAGAAAAAAATTTCTTTTATGAAATAAACAAGGTAAGACTTCCCTATAATGTGGACTCCATTACCCAGTATGTGGCAACAGAGGCTCTTAACAGGTTTTATCCGCAGATAAAAAAATTCATCTGTCAGATTATAAAAGAAAGACAGAGGCTTTACAGGGAACTGTTAAGGATTCAAAAGATAAAAGTTTATCCATCGGAGGCAAATTTTATATTATTACAAATTGAAAATAGCAAAAGTATTTACAGGAAGCTTATAAAGGCTGGAATTCTTGTAAGAGACCTCTCTTCAGTCATAAATAATGCCTTGAGAATAACAATTGGAACAAGCGAAGAAAATGAGGAATTTTTAAAAACAATAAAGAAAATATTAGGAGAAACCTGA
- the hisB gene encoding imidazoleglycerol-phosphate dehydratase HisB produces the protein MMRKASLNRKTKETDIKMEFNLDGNGLANISTSIGFLDHMFELFAFHGNFDLTIEAKGDIHVDYHHLIEDIGIVLGRCIDKALADRKGIKRYGFSSIPMDEALTQVSLDLGGRSFLVYNVPFEGYIRDIDIGLFEEFFRAVVNNAKITLHVNVLYGKDLHHVIESIFKAFAKAIHEASRVMGEILPSTKGTL, from the coding sequence CTGATGAGAAAAGCCTCACTAAATAGAAAAACAAAGGAAACAGATATTAAAATGGAATTCAACTTAGATGGAAATGGACTGGCTAATATAAGTACTTCCATTGGATTTTTAGACCACATGTTTGAACTTTTTGCTTTTCATGGAAACTTTGATTTAACTATTGAGGCAAAAGGTGACATACATGTAGATTATCACCATTTAATTGAGGACATAGGAATTGTCTTAGGTAGATGCATTGATAAAGCGCTGGCTGACAGGAAAGGTATAAAAAGATACGGTTTTTCATCAATTCCAATGGATGAAGCACTGACTCAAGTATCATTAGATCTTGGTGGTAGATCTTTTCTTGTTTACAATGTTCCATTTGAAGGATATATAAGGGATATTGACATTGGACTTTTTGAAGAGTTCTTCAGAGCAGTTGTCAATAACGCAAAAATAACTTTACATGTGAATGTCCTTTATGGAAAAGATCTTCATCATGTTATTGAATCCATTTTTAAAGCCTTTGCAAAAGCAATACACGAAGCGAGCAGAGTGATGGGAGAAATTTTGCCATCAACAAAAGGCACGCTATGA
- the thyX gene encoding FAD-dependent thymidylate synthase, with the protein MKEASLKVSILSHTPDPEEVVALSARLCYSPVGIDELKKKLTEDEKERLINLLRENGHLSPFEHVSFSFAVEGISRACSHQLVRHRIASYSQQSQRYVSEEKGFDFIIPHTINENEEIRKIFLEAMQKAHEYYCRILQALEKQGLKGELARQDARFVLPNAAETKIVITMNARELLHFFRVRCCNRAQWEIRELATEMLKLVKKIAPRIFKDAGPACVRGHCPEGNFSCGKIKEVRKKFKNL; encoded by the coding sequence ATGAAAGAAGCCTCTCTTAAAGTATCAATTCTTAGTCATACACCAGACCCTGAAGAGGTAGTTGCTCTTTCTGCAAGACTCTGTTACAGCCCGGTAGGGATTGATGAATTAAAAAAAAAGTTAACAGAAGATGAAAAAGAAAGATTAATTAATCTTTTAAGAGAAAATGGACATCTCAGTCCTTTTGAACATGTCAGTTTCAGTTTTGCTGTTGAAGGAATCTCAAGGGCATGTTCTCATCAACTTGTAAGACATAGAATTGCCTCTTACAGTCAACAATCGCAGAGATATGTAAGTGAAGAAAAAGGCTTTGATTTTATAATTCCACATACAATAAATGAAAATGAAGAAATAAGAAAAATTTTTCTTGAAGCAATGCAAAAAGCTCATGAATACTACTGCAGAATTCTTCAGGCGCTGGAAAAACAGGGATTAAAAGGAGAACTGGCACGACAGGATGCAAGATTTGTCCTTCCAAATGCTGCTGAAACTAAAATAGTTATTACAATGAATGCAAGAGAATTACTTCATTTTTTCAGAGTTCGATGCTGTAATCGTGCTCAATGGGAGATAAGAGAACTTGCAACAGAGATGTTAAAACTTGTAAAAAAAATTGCTCCAAGAATTTTTAAAGACGCAGGACCTGCTTGTGTTAGAGGACATTGCCCAGAAGGGAATTTCAGCTGTGGAAAAATAAAAGAAGTAAGGAAAAAGTTTAAAAATTTGTGA
- a CDS encoding cysteine synthase family protein has translation MSVLDIIGNTPLIRLDRINPNPKVKLYGKFEGANPGGSVKDRTAFYMIKEAEEKGLLTKDKIILEPTSGNTGIGLAMIAAAKGYRIKLVMPACVSVERRRILEALGAELILSCAEESTDGAIRLAYQIYEEAPELYFMPNQFDNEANIRAHYETTGKEIIEQTKGEVTHFVAGMGTTGTVMGVSKRLKEFNSNIQIIGVEPVRGHRIQGLKNMSEAIVPKIFDPSRLDEKIYVNDEEAFDTTRKLAIREGVFVGMSSGAAMYVALKKASELRSGVIVVILPDRGDRYLSTSLFASICSKCPP, from the coding sequence ATGAGTGTTTTAGATATTATAGGAAATACACCACTTATAAGGCTTGATAGAATTAATCCAAATCCGAAAGTAAAGCTTTACGGAAAATTTGAAGGAGCAAATCCTGGTGGTTCTGTTAAAGACAGGACTGCTTTTTATATGATAAAAGAAGCTGAAGAAAAAGGCTTACTTACAAAGGATAAAATAATACTTGAACCAACTTCAGGCAATACAGGTATAGGGCTTGCGATGATTGCTGCAGCTAAAGGATACAGGATAAAACTTGTAATGCCTGCCTGTGTAAGTGTGGAGCGTAGAAGAATTCTTGAGGCACTCGGTGCAGAATTAATTCTCTCTTGTGCTGAGGAAAGTACTGATGGAGCAATAAGGCTTGCATATCAGATATATGAAGAAGCACCTGAGCTTTATTTTATGCCAAATCAGTTTGACAATGAAGCCAACATAAGAGCTCACTATGAAACAACTGGGAAAGAAATTATAGAGCAAACAAAGGGTGAAGTTACCCATTTTGTAGCAGGGATGGGAACAACAGGAACAGTTATGGGCGTAAGTAAACGCCTAAAAGAGTTTAATAGCAATATTCAAATCATCGGAGTTGAACCTGTCAGAGGACATAGAATTCAAGGATTGAAAAATATGTCTGAAGCCATTGTGCCTAAAATTTTTGATCCTTCAAGGCTTGATGAAAAAATTTATGTAAATGATGAAGAAGCCTTTGATACAACAAGAAAATTAGCCATAAGAGAAGGAGTATTTGTTGGGATGTCATCTGGTGCTGCAATGTATGTGGCATTAAAAAAAGCCAGTGAACTTCGTAGTGGAGTTATTGTTGTAATTTTGCCTGACAGAGGAGACAGATATCTTTCAACATCACTTTTTGCATCAATCTGCAGCAAATGCCCACCGTAA
- a CDS encoding metal-dependent transcriptional regulator gives MNAKIKLELTENLEDYLYDIFEILKIAPIARIKDIAKKRNVKLSSAVIAAKSLAEKGLINYQKYEYITLTEKGLKIAKEIESKKRILYKFLTEILKVTPETAQRDAHKMEHDLSEETIKKIIEFTKNFKGSS, from the coding sequence ATGAATGCTAAAATAAAATTAGAACTAACTGAAAATCTTGAAGATTATTTATATGACATTTTTGAAATCTTGAAAATTGCTCCTATTGCGAGGATAAAGGATATTGCAAAAAAAAGAAATGTAAAACTGTCAAGTGCAGTTATTGCTGCAAAAAGCCTTGCTGAGAAAGGGCTAATAAACTATCAGAAATATGAATATATCACATTGACTGAAAAAGGACTTAAAATAGCAAAAGAAATTGAAAGCAAAAAAAGAATCCTTTATAAATTTTTAACTGAAATTCTTAAAGTAACTCCAGAGACAGCCCAGAGAGATGCTCATAAGATGGAACATGATTTATCAGAGGAAACAATAAAGAAAATTATTGAGTTTACGAAAAATTTCAAAGGCAGCTCTTAA
- a CDS encoding HD-GYP domain-containing protein — translation MKKLTKEQVFEIQKLCSIASQRNFINIHEFSEALGSAIDSKDKFTFKHSEQVAVISCMLALTLGFPGYAADIIHVAGHLHDIGKIFIPESILLKPDKLTSEEFEIIKRHPEYGAKILSRVNFCIKSGICEMVLYHHERWNGSGYPKGLREKDIPLGARIIAVADVLSALLQERPYRKAFSWDEAMEEITKNSGILFDPDVVNALIEVEGKVKTWIGLI, via the coding sequence ATGAAGAAACTCACTAAAGAGCAAGTTTTCGAGATTCAGAAACTATGTTCTATCGCATCTCAAAGAAACTTTATTAATATCCATGAATTTAGTGAGGCTTTAGGAAGTGCTATTGATTCTAAGGACAAATTTACGTTCAAACATTCTGAACAAGTAGCAGTTATTAGTTGCATGTTAGCATTAACTTTGGGGTTTCCTGGTTATGCAGCAGATATTATTCATGTAGCTGGGCATTTGCATGATATAGGGAAAATATTTATTCCTGAAAGTATTTTGTTAAAACCTGATAAACTAACTTCCGAAGAATTTGAAATTATAAAAAGGCATCCTGAATATGGAGCTAAAATTTTATCAAGAGTGAATTTTTGTATAAAGAGTGGAATATGTGAGATGGTTCTTTATCATCATGAAAGATGGAATGGAAGTGGATATCCTAAGGGACTGAGGGAAAAAGATATTCCTTTAGGTGCAAGAATTATAGCAGTAGCTGATGTATTAAGTGCTCTTTTGCAGGAAAGACCTTACAGAAAGGCTTTCTCGTGGGATGAAGCCATGGAAGAAATAACAAAAAACAGCGGAATTTTATTTGACCCTGATGTGGTTAATGCTTTAATTGAAGTTGAAGGTAAGGTAAAAACATGGATTGGTTTGATTTAA
- a CDS encoding NifB/NifX family molybdenum-iron cluster-binding protein, with amino-acid sequence MLEGKVAILAGGSTLESEVLVHFGVTPYFIIYDPATKKWEAAENPGAKLESSRGITAAEFLIGKGVKHVITVLIGPKPFETLTSHGVKLHPGVKLSVQQVIESIEKGNLQMPLKASTEPAHLGKEGGC; translated from the coding sequence ATGTTAGAAGGAAAAGTAGCAATCCTAGCAGGAGGTAGCACTTTGGAATCAGAGGTATTGGTTCATTTCGGAGTAACTCCTTATTTTATTATTTATGATCCAGCTACAAAAAAATGGGAAGCTGCAGAGAATCCTGGAGCTAAATTAGAATCTTCAAGAGGAATAACGGCTGCAGAATTTCTTATTGGGAAAGGAGTAAAACATGTAATTACAGTATTAATAGGTCCAAAACCTTTTGAAACATTGACAAGCCATGGTGTTAAACTTCATCCTGGAGTAAAACTTTCTGTTCAACAGGTTATTGAGTCTATTGAAAAAGGAAATTTGCAAATGCCTCTTAAAGCTTCGACAGAGCCAGCTCATTTAGGCAAAGAAGGTGGTTGCTAA
- a CDS encoding DUF2325 domain-containing protein encodes MCIALIGGMDRLERHYFEEAKKMNVTLKVFTKLEKNLEKKMGKVDGVIVFTNKVSHELKAILKKMNMQCPCLMCHSCGISSLRKCIESLQKQQFPPLADKTT; translated from the coding sequence ATGTGCATAGCACTTATTGGAGGAATGGACAGGCTTGAAAGACATTATTTTGAAGAAGCAAAAAAAATGAATGTAACGCTGAAAGTTTTTACAAAACTTGAAAAGAATTTAGAAAAAAAGATGGGAAAAGTAGATGGAGTAATTGTTTTTACGAACAAGGTCTCCCATGAACTCAAAGCAATACTAAAAAAAATGAACATGCAATGTCCCTGCTTGATGTGCCACAGTTGTGGAATAAGTTCTCTGAGAAAATGTATTGAATCTTTACAAAAACAGCAATTTCCGCCTTTGGCGGATAAAACAACCTAA
- the feoB gene encoding ferrous iron transport protein B codes for MKTIKVAVAGNPNSGKSTLINAIAGTNLYVGNWPGVTVEKKTATFKVDDLTIDLVDLPGTYSLSPYTQEEIIARDFIVKEKPDIIIDVVDSTNLERNLYLAIQLLELGIPVVVALNIYDEAKKKGYEINTNAMEQLLGIKVVPTVATRKEGIKELLQAIKEIADSPDKFRPRILNYGADVENALKIIENGIRQSRKELIEIYPIRWLCLKLLEEDERVLKETGFTGEEEFLKKAKSHILKAQEEDIESMLAEIRYGIAHGITQEVLRKKDVARIDLTQKIDKIVLNRYLGIPIFLAIMWLAFKLAFDFSQPFSDWIDGLISGPIKRWATVGLNALNSPEWLVSLVTDGIITGVGAVLVFVPLIGIIMFLMTLLEGSGYMARAAFVMDRLMHFIGLHGKSFIPLVLGFGCNVPSIYATRVLETERDRKLTAMICPPISCGARLPVYVLFIGAFFTANGATVLWSLYILGIIMGIVVGFILKNTLFKGPTPPFIMELPPYRIPTLRDLRIHTWQKLKHFLIKAGTFIFASSIVFWFLLNTPYGVEKENSYLGKIGQTVSPVFEPLGFGNWQATSALITGVIAKEVVVTTMAEIYVPEKKEEKEQPAFSEEIKNIFAGFVSAVGEAFYNVFSRFGISAWETEEQPEELQNKLQTVFTPLSAYAFLVFVLLYLPCLTFAFTLRAEFGWKTLGWVLIIYLILPWITAFVVYQGGRLLGLE; via the coding sequence ATGAAGACAATTAAAGTTGCTGTAGCAGGAAATCCAAACTCAGGAAAGTCAACTCTTATAAATGCAATAGCAGGCACAAATCTTTATGTAGGTAACTGGCCTGGAGTAACAGTTGAGAAAAAGACAGCTACATTTAAAGTTGATGATTTAACTATTGATCTCGTTGACCTTCCTGGAACATACAGTCTTAGTCCTTATACCCAGGAAGAAATTATTGCAAGGGATTTTATTGTAAAAGAAAAACCTGACATCATAATTGATGTTGTTGATTCAACAAATCTTGAAAGAAACCTTTATCTTGCAATTCAACTTCTTGAACTTGGAATTCCTGTGGTTGTTGCGTTAAACATCTATGATGAGGCAAAGAAAAAGGGGTACGAGATAAATACAAATGCAATGGAGCAACTACTTGGTATAAAAGTAGTTCCAACTGTTGCTACAAGAAAAGAAGGAATAAAGGAATTACTTCAAGCTATAAAAGAAATTGCTGACTCTCCAGATAAATTTAGACCCAGAATACTTAATTATGGAGCAGATGTGGAAAATGCATTAAAGATAATTGAAAATGGAATAAGGCAATCTCGTAAGGAATTAATTGAGATTTATCCGATAAGATGGCTTTGTTTAAAGCTTCTTGAGGAAGATGAAAGGGTCCTCAAGGAAACAGGTTTTACAGGAGAGGAAGAGTTTCTTAAGAAAGCGAAATCACATATTCTTAAAGCCCAAGAGGAAGATATTGAATCAATGCTTGCTGAAATAAGATATGGAATAGCTCACGGTATAACACAAGAAGTTCTGAGAAAAAAAGATGTGGCAAGAATTGACTTAACACAAAAGATAGACAAAATCGTTTTGAATAGATATCTTGGGATTCCAATATTTCTCGCTATAATGTGGCTTGCCTTTAAACTTGCCTTTGATTTTTCACAGCCTTTTAGCGACTGGATTGATGGATTAATATCAGGACCAATTAAACGTTGGGCAACGGTGGGGCTTAATGCCTTAAATTCTCCAGAATGGCTTGTTTCTCTTGTTACTGATGGAATTATTACAGGAGTTGGAGCTGTTTTAGTTTTTGTTCCTCTTATTGGAATTATTATGTTTCTTATGACTTTACTTGAAGGAAGCGGATATATGGCAAGAGCTGCTTTTGTAATGGATAGACTTATGCATTTTATAGGGCTACATGGAAAATCTTTCATTCCTTTGGTTTTAGGATTTGGATGCAATGTTCCATCTATTTATGCAACAAGAGTTCTTGAAACAGAAAGAGATAGAAAGCTTACTGCAATGATATGTCCACCTATCTCATGTGGTGCAAGGCTTCCAGTATATGTGCTTTTTATAGGTGCTTTTTTCACTGCTAACGGAGCTACAGTGCTTTGGTCTCTTTACATATTAGGAATAATTATGGGGATTGTAGTTGGTTTTATCCTTAAAAATACTCTCTTTAAAGGACCTACTCCTCCATTTATTATGGAGCTTCCTCCATACAGAATTCCAACATTAAGAGATTTAAGAATTCATACATGGCAGAAACTTAAACATTTTCTGATTAAAGCTGGAACATTTATTTTTGCTTCCTCTATTGTATTTTGGTTTTTATTAAATACACCATATGGAGTTGAAAAAGAAAATTCATATCTTGGAAAAATTGGGCAAACAGTAAGCCCTGTTTTTGAACCTCTTGGATTTGGTAATTGGCAGGCTACTTCTGCTTTAATAACAGGTGTGATAGCGAAAGAAGTGGTTGTAACTACAATGGCAGAGATTTATGTTCCAGAGAAAAAAGAGGAAAAAGAACAACCTGCTTTCAGTGAAGAAATAAAAAATATTTTTGCTGGATTTGTTTCTGCTGTGGGAGAGGCTTTTTATAATGTTTTTTCAAGATTTGGAATATCAGCCTGGGAAACAGAAGAACAACCAGAAGAGCTTCAAAATAAGCTTCAAACAGTATTTACTCCATTAAGTGCTTACGCTTTTTTAGTTTTTGTTTTACTTTATTTACCATGCCTTACTTTTGCCTTTACTCTGAGAGCTGAATTTGGATGGAAAACATTGGGGTGGGTATTAATTATCTATTTAATTTTGCCGTGGATAACTGCTTTTGTTGTTTATCAAGGCGGAAGATTATTGGGATTAGAATAA
- a CDS encoding ferrous iron transport protein A — MKLSELKVGQKAKILSIKTKGIIKRRLMDMGVLDGEPIIVEKVAPLGDPIDIVVKNYHLSLRKSEAEKIEVEVMQ; from the coding sequence ATGAAACTTAGCGAACTTAAAGTTGGACAAAAGGCAAAAATTTTGTCAATAAAAACAAAGGGAATAATCAAAAGAAGGCTTATGGATATGGGAGTTTTAGATGGAGAACCTATAATTGTAGAAAAGGTTGCTCCTCTTGGTGATCCTATTGATATTGTAGTGAAAAATTATCATCTTTCATTGAGAAAATCTGAGGCAGAAAAAATAGAAGTGGAGGTGATGCAATGA
- a CDS encoding FeoA family protein — protein MPLALVQEGEKVEIVDFIKAGRALFCRLRDIGIFPGKVVEVLSNQERGPILLKIDESRVAIGRGMAMKILIRRIQ, from the coding sequence ATGCCGCTTGCATTGGTTCAAGAAGGAGAGAAAGTTGAAATTGTAGATTTTATTAAAGCTGGCAGAGCCCTCTTTTGTCGTCTTAGAGATATAGGAATTTTCCCTGGTAAGGTAGTTGAGGTATTAAGCAATCAAGAACGTGGCCCGATACTTTTAAAAATTGATGAATCAAGAGTTGCTATTGGTAGAGGAATGGCAATGAAAATTTTGATAAGGAGGATACAATGA